One genomic segment of Hevea brasiliensis isolate MT/VB/25A 57/8 chromosome 3, ASM3005281v1, whole genome shotgun sequence includes these proteins:
- the LOC131178349 gene encoding uncharacterized protein LOC131178349 encodes MVLQTLKEHQLNAKFSKCEFWLESISFLGHMVSSEGIQVNPKQIEIVTDLLRPTTVTKERFQKPKDCLTITPVLTLLVSGEGCTVCCDASKVKLEFVLMQHGKVVAYASRKPSSRLAHITIERRPLIQELHELNFGYNYFRCTFRTFQSMARSAR; translated from the exons ATGGTGTTGCAAACCTTGAAGGAGCATCAGCTGAATGCTAAGTTTTCAAAGTGTGAGTTCTGGCTGGAGAGTATTTCATTCTTAGGACATATGgtctctagtgaaggtattcaagtgaatCCTAAGCAAATTGAAATAGTAACTGATTTGCTTAGGCCTACTACAGTTACTAAG GAAAGATTTCAGAAGCCTAAGGACTGTTTAACTATAACTCCTGTGTTGACTTTGCTTGTGAGTGGAGAAGGATGTACGGTATGCTGTGATGCTTCTAAAGTTAAGTTGGAGtttgttttgatgcagcatggtaAAGTGGTGGCTTATGCTTCCAG GAAGCCTTCTAGTAGGTTAGCTCATATAACAATTGAGAGGAGACCATTGATACAGGAGTTGCATGAGCTGAATTTTGGATATAACTACTTCAGGTGCACTTTTCGCACATTTCAGAGTATGGCCAGATCTGCGAGATAG